Proteins from a genomic interval of Desulfoplanes formicivorans:
- the rbfA gene encoding 30S ribosome-binding factor RbfA encodes MQRTTSRRGTRMADQLMRELSRIMVEESQDPRLELVSITGVRLNRDFSIAEVMYTHIKGKGSIPELEKGFAQAAGFLRSRLGQRLRMRRVPELRFTWDDFLEEMVYDHIDGQDS; translated from the coding sequence ATGCAACGAACAACATCAAGACGTGGCACCAGGATGGCGGACCAGCTCATGCGCGAGCTGAGCAGGATCATGGTCGAAGAGTCCCAGGACCCGCGACTTGAACTGGTTTCCATCACCGGCGTCCGTTTGAACAGGGACTTCAGCATCGCCGAGGTCATGTATACCCACATCAAGGGCAAGGGGAGCATTCCCGAGCTGGAAAAAGGATTTGCACAAGCTGCCGGATTCCTGCGTTCCCGCCTTGGTCAGCGGCTCAGGATGCGTCGTGTTCCCGAACTTCGGTTCACATGGGATGATTTCCTGGAGGAGATGGTCTATGACCACATCGATGGACAGGATTCCTGA
- a CDS encoding DHH family phosphoesterase: protein MTTSMDRIPEILQTEDEFLIVSHFNPDGDAIGSMAAMGWILTSLEKRFRMYNVSGMPDRFAWLSMPAPVETELPADKPGWTIVLDCGDSNRVGQDLAKRLGKARVINIDHHQGNPLFGQINWVDTQISSTGEMVAGIAQHLGIPLSGDMGEAIYLALVSDTGWFSYGNTSSQTMELAADIIRQGLRPDIFTPRLNYNWTPSKIRLMGRAMAGARFYSRGKIGVVSASSTDFAKTGATGDDTEGLVDMVRNVGSVVVAVSFREEESRKIKFSLRSTGEVDVRQVAARFGGGGHINASGGVIHASLDSAESQMVKMIQDTLGIKDE, encoded by the coding sequence ATGACCACATCGATGGACAGGATTCCTGAAATCCTCCAAACGGAAGACGAGTTCCTGATCGTCTCCCATTTCAATCCGGATGGGGACGCCATAGGCTCCATGGCCGCCATGGGCTGGATACTCACCTCCCTTGAGAAACGCTTCAGGATGTACAATGTTTCCGGCATGCCGGACAGATTCGCCTGGTTGTCCATGCCCGCTCCCGTGGAAACGGAACTGCCGGCGGACAAACCCGGTTGGACCATTGTTCTTGATTGCGGAGACTCCAACCGTGTTGGCCAGGACCTGGCCAAACGGCTGGGCAAAGCCCGGGTGATCAACATCGACCATCACCAGGGCAACCCGCTTTTCGGACAGATCAACTGGGTGGATACCCAGATTTCCTCCACTGGAGAGATGGTTGCCGGCATAGCCCAACATCTGGGCATTCCCCTTTCCGGGGACATGGGAGAGGCCATCTACCTTGCCCTGGTCAGCGATACCGGATGGTTCAGCTACGGCAACACATCATCCCAGACCATGGAACTGGCTGCCGACATCATTCGCCAGGGGCTGCGCCCTGATATTTTCACGCCCAGGCTCAACTACAACTGGACCCCCAGCAAGATTCGTCTCATGGGCAGGGCCATGGCCGGCGCCCGGTTCTACTCCCGGGGAAAAATCGGGGTTGTTTCCGCTTCCAGCACGGATTTTGCCAAGACCGGGGCAACAGGCGATGATACCGAAGGGCTCGTGGACATGGTGCGCAATGTGGGCAGCGTGGTTGTTGCCGTGAGCTTCAGGGAGGAAGAGTCGCGCAAGATCAAGTTCAGCCTCAGGTCCACCGGTGAGGTGGATGTTCGCCAGGTGGCTGCCCGTTTTGGCGGAGGAGGACACATCAATGCCTCGGGCGGGGTCATCCACGCCTCCCTTGATTCGGCTGAAAGCCAGATGGTCAAAATGATCCAGGACACCTTGGGTATAAAGGACGAATAA
- the truB gene encoding tRNA pseudouridine(55) synthase TruB, with protein MQSAQQHGILVLDKPQGPTSAACLNVIKRKLGQKKIGHAGTLDPMATGVLLVLLGQGTKLAPYLTSGIKTYAGELKLGLTTDTYDIEGRIIEEHPIDGLSPRKIQREVLDWQTLTMQEVPPVSAAKHQGKPLYKLHRQGKEVPVKTKPIHISQVEIIGIDLPLVQFRVTCSQGTYIRSLAHSLGKRLGCGATLTKLRRERCHPFDLSQAHLLDDVVADAEGWHNRIIPLAKALPHWSTEVVSNEQTLEIMNGTWLPVPLEENHAEGDQRMFLDPQGSPLALVQATIRQGTLHWAILRGLWSPAST; from the coding sequence ATGCAATCCGCCCAACAACACGGCATTCTCGTTCTGGACAAACCCCAGGGTCCCACTTCGGCTGCCTGCCTGAACGTCATCAAGCGCAAGCTTGGTCAGAAAAAAATCGGCCATGCCGGAACCCTTGACCCCATGGCCACGGGGGTGCTGCTTGTGCTCCTCGGTCAGGGAACCAAACTGGCGCCCTATCTGACATCGGGAATCAAGACCTACGCGGGCGAACTCAAGCTGGGCCTGACCACGGATACTTATGACATTGAAGGCCGGATCATTGAAGAACACCCCATTGACGGCCTGAGCCCCCGGAAAATCCAAAGGGAAGTACTTGACTGGCAGACGTTGACCATGCAGGAAGTGCCACCGGTCTCGGCCGCCAAGCACCAGGGCAAACCCCTTTACAAACTGCACCGTCAAGGTAAAGAAGTACCTGTCAAGACGAAACCCATTCATATTTCCCAGGTGGAGATCATTGGCATTGATCTTCCCCTGGTACAATTTCGGGTCACCTGCTCCCAAGGCACTTACATACGTTCCCTGGCCCACAGCCTGGGGAAACGTCTAGGGTGCGGAGCAACTCTCACGAAACTGCGACGAGAGCGTTGTCACCCTTTTGACCTGAGCCAGGCACATCTTCTTGATGATGTCGTGGCCGACGCCGAGGGATGGCACAACCGTATCATCCCCTTGGCCAAGGCCCTGCCCCACTGGTCCACCGAGGTCGTCTCCAACGAGCAGACCTTGGAGATCATGAACGGCACCTGGCTTCCGGTTCCTCTGGAGGAGAACCATGCGGAAGGCGACCAGCGCATGTTCCTTGACCCCCAAGGCAGCCCCCTTGCCCTGGTTCAAGCGACCATACGTCAAGGCACCCTGCACTGGGCCATCCTGCGAGGACTCTGGTCACCGGCATCAACGTGA
- a CDS encoding YlxR family protein: protein MHPPNRSCKIEPNNHTPHRCNHVPMRMCVICRQRFPKSEIIRYTCPQNDKQELCPDPTGKRSGRGFYVCTSSECMKKFKKFRGWQKKCRGEHYDN from the coding sequence ATGCATCCACCAAACCGATCTTGCAAGATCGAGCCGAACAACCATACCCCGCATCGGTGCAATCATGTTCCAATGCGCATGTGCGTAATTTGCCGGCAGCGATTTCCCAAATCGGAAATCATACGATACACATGTCCCCAAAACGACAAACAGGAATTATGTCCTGATCCTACAGGAAAACGGTCCGGACGGGGTTTCTACGTGTGCACAAGCAGTGAATGCATGAAAAAGTTCAAGAAGTTCAGGGGCTGGCAGAAGAAATGTAGGGGGGAACATTATGACAACTAA
- the pnp gene encoding polyribonucleotide nucleotidyltransferase: MSNTFETTSVSIPVNNDAITIEHGRIALQANGAVLVSCGETSIMVTAVTQPMERTTDFMPLTVNYVEKMYAAGKIPGSYFRREIGRPSDHETLVSRLIDRPIRPLFPEGFRDEVQVIATVISADDKHDPDVLSLVGASAAMHISDIPFLGPIAGARIGYIDGEFVLNPTYAQQKNSTLNLLLAGTRDAVVMVEGGAHFLKEDLLAEAIQWGHKAMQPMIDAQEELRSKVGKEKLEVVTPEPDVELEKMVEEIAREDLEKALGIPKKMERYAAKRQVKKQTIEALAAQLEDTPERLAKIPAILQDMEKTIVRQQIVTKNIRIDGRDMTTVRPLTMQVGVLPRAHGSAIFTRGETKSLCTATLGSSRDEQRIETLTGEMVKPFMLHYNFPPFCVGEARPLRAPGRREIGHGALSERAIAPVLPSLEDFPYTTRIVSEILESNGSSSMASVCGGTLALMDAGVPISAPVAGIAMGLIKEGDEYRILTDILGDEDHLGDMDFKVAGTAEGVTAIQMDIKIAGIPSQVMAKALEQARAARLHILEEMAKTIAKPRTELSTYAPQMEIVYVDTSKIRDVIGPGGKNIKAITAATDASIDIEDSGKISIFACNQDALDRAKEMVLFYDQKAEPGKDYDGVVKKIMDFGAFIEILPGLEGLCHISQLARERVNSVEDVVREGDPIKVKVIEVDPSGKIRLSRKAVLMEEAGETFSMDQAKRPSGGGNNRNKRHGGNNNRRR, from the coding sequence ATGTCAAACACATTTGAAACCACTTCGGTTTCCATTCCCGTCAACAATGACGCCATTACCATTGAACACGGCCGCATCGCCCTGCAGGCCAACGGAGCCGTACTGGTCAGTTGCGGCGAAACATCCATCATGGTCACCGCCGTTACCCAGCCCATGGAACGGACAACTGACTTCATGCCCCTGACGGTCAACTACGTGGAAAAAATGTACGCTGCCGGCAAGATCCCGGGATCGTACTTCCGCCGGGAAATCGGCAGACCCAGTGATCATGAGACCCTTGTTTCCAGGCTTATCGACCGCCCCATCCGCCCCCTGTTTCCCGAGGGATTCCGGGACGAGGTGCAGGTCATTGCCACGGTCATCTCGGCCGATGACAAGCATGATCCTGACGTCCTCTCCCTGGTGGGTGCCTCGGCCGCCATGCACATCTCCGACATCCCCTTTCTCGGGCCCATTGCCGGAGCACGCATCGGGTACATAGACGGCGAATTCGTTCTCAACCCCACCTATGCGCAGCAGAAAAACAGTACCCTCAACCTTCTTCTGGCCGGCACCCGTGATGCCGTGGTCATGGTTGAAGGGGGCGCACACTTCCTCAAGGAAGACCTGTTGGCCGAAGCCATCCAATGGGGCCACAAGGCCATGCAGCCCATGATTGATGCCCAGGAAGAACTCCGTTCAAAAGTGGGCAAGGAAAAGCTCGAGGTTGTGACGCCCGAACCGGACGTGGAACTTGAAAAGATGGTCGAGGAGATCGCCAGGGAAGATCTTGAAAAGGCCCTTGGCATTCCCAAAAAGATGGAACGCTACGCCGCCAAGAGACAGGTCAAGAAGCAGACCATTGAAGCCCTTGCCGCGCAGCTTGAAGACACACCGGAACGTCTTGCCAAAATCCCGGCCATTCTCCAGGACATGGAGAAAACCATCGTTCGTCAACAGATCGTGACCAAGAACATCCGTATCGACGGACGCGACATGACAACGGTCCGGCCGTTGACCATGCAGGTGGGCGTGCTTCCCAGGGCCCATGGTTCAGCTATCTTCACTCGCGGAGAAACCAAGAGCCTTTGTACGGCAACCCTTGGCAGCAGCAGGGACGAGCAGCGCATCGAAACCCTGACCGGCGAGATGGTCAAACCCTTCATGCTCCATTATAATTTTCCGCCCTTTTGTGTGGGTGAGGCCCGTCCCCTGCGCGCTCCGGGCCGCCGGGAAATCGGGCATGGTGCCTTGTCCGAACGGGCCATTGCACCTGTTCTGCCCAGTCTTGAAGACTTTCCCTACACAACCAGAATCGTCTCGGAAATCCTTGAAAGCAACGGGTCCTCGTCCATGGCCTCTGTGTGCGGCGGCACCCTGGCCCTCATGGATGCGGGTGTTCCCATCAGCGCCCCTGTTGCCGGTATTGCCATGGGACTCATCAAGGAAGGGGACGAATACCGTATCCTGACCGATATCCTTGGCGACGAGGACCATCTTGGTGACATGGACTTCAAGGTTGCCGGTACGGCCGAAGGCGTCACCGCCATCCAGATGGACATCAAAATCGCGGGTATTCCCTCCCAGGTCATGGCCAAGGCACTGGAACAGGCCCGCGCAGCCAGGCTTCACATTCTCGAAGAAATGGCCAAGACCATTGCCAAACCGCGGACCGAACTTTCCACCTATGCCCCGCAAATGGAAATCGTGTATGTGGACACAAGCAAGATCCGCGACGTCATCGGCCCCGGCGGTAAAAACATCAAGGCCATTACCGCGGCCACCGACGCCTCCATAGATATCGAAGACTCGGGCAAGATCTCCATCTTTGCCTGTAATCAGGACGCACTGGACAGGGCCAAGGAAATGGTTCTATTCTACGACCAGAAGGCAGAACCGGGCAAGGACTATGATGGTGTTGTCAAGAAGATCATGGATTTTGGAGCCTTTATCGAAATTCTTCCCGGCCTTGAAGGCCTTTGCCACATCTCCCAGCTGGCCCGCGAACGGGTGAACAGCGTGGAAGACGTGGTCAGGGAAGGCGATCCCATCAAGGTCAAGGTCATTGAAGTGGATCCATCCGGAAAAATCCGCTTGAGCCGCAAGGCCGTGCTCATGGAAGAAGCCGGTGAAACCTTTTCCATGGACCAGGCCAAACGGCCCAGTGGTGGCGGGAACAACCGCAACAAGCGCCACGGTGGGAACAACAACCGCCGACGTTAA
- the rpsO gene encoding 30S ribosomal protein S15, whose product MVMTPEEKNKIIEEFSHHEGDTGSPEVQVALLTHRITYLTEHFKVHKKDFHSRTGLLKLVGKRRKLLNYLKKKDIQRYRDLIAKLGLRK is encoded by the coding sequence GTGGTCATGACCCCAGAAGAAAAAAACAAGATCATCGAAGAATTCAGCCACCATGAAGGCGACACCGGTTCACCGGAAGTCCAGGTGGCCCTGCTCACTCACCGTATCACCTACCTGACCGAGCATTTCAAGGTTCACAAGAAGGATTTCCATTCCAGGACCGGTCTGCTCAAGCTCGTAGGTAAACGACGCAAGCTCCTCAATTACCTCAAGAAAAAGGACATCCAGCGCTACCGCGACCTCATCGCTAAGCTGGGATTGCGCAAGTAG
- a CDS encoding DegT/DnrJ/EryC1/StrS family aminotransferase: MSIPFIDLKAQYALIEDKVRANMDQVLGHGAYIMGPEIKELEQRLGEYIGSRYALGCSSGSDALLMALMALDIGPGDAVFTTPFTFFATAEEIAMVGATPVFVDIDPVTFNMDPACLEKAINALEARDNSIYPLPRGYEELTPRAVIPVDLFGLAADYDRIESLCKAHHLRIIEDAAQAFGAVYKDRSSRACGFGDIGCTSFFPAKPLGCYGDGGMCFTNDGELEEKLRSIRVHGMGADRYDNVRIGINGRLDSLQAAVLLAKFELFPDEIKARNKVADRYAQLLGEEVITPRVPEGYVSVWAQYSVLARDASHREALRARLNEHGIPTAVYYPIPLHLQTAFRGLGYESGTMPVSERSGERILSLPMHPYLDGATQEHIATVIREM, encoded by the coding sequence ATGAGCATACCATTTATTGATCTCAAGGCGCAGTACGCCCTTATAGAGGACAAGGTCCGCGCCAACATGGACCAGGTGCTTGGGCATGGGGCCTATATCATGGGGCCGGAAATCAAGGAACTTGAACAACGGCTTGGCGAATACATCGGAAGCAGGTACGCCTTGGGCTGTTCGTCAGGGAGCGATGCCCTGCTCATGGCCCTCATGGCCCTGGATATCGGGCCCGGGGACGCGGTTTTCACCACCCCGTTCACTTTTTTTGCCACGGCCGAAGAGATCGCCATGGTCGGGGCCACGCCCGTGTTCGTGGACATTGATCCCGTGACCTTCAACATGGATCCCGCATGCCTGGAAAAGGCCATCAACGCCCTTGAGGCCCGGGACAACTCCATCTATCCCCTGCCCCGGGGGTACGAGGAACTGACCCCAAGGGCGGTCATCCCGGTCGATCTTTTTGGCCTGGCTGCGGATTATGATCGAATCGAATCCCTGTGTAAGGCGCATCATCTCAGGATCATTGAAGACGCTGCCCAGGCTTTCGGCGCCGTGTACAAAGACAGGTCATCCAGGGCCTGCGGGTTCGGTGACATCGGATGCACCTCCTTTTTTCCGGCCAAGCCCTTGGGGTGTTACGGGGATGGTGGCATGTGCTTTACCAATGACGGGGAACTCGAGGAAAAGTTGCGATCCATAAGGGTGCACGGCATGGGTGCTGATCGCTATGACAATGTGCGCATCGGGATCAATGGCCGGCTCGATTCCCTGCAGGCGGCCGTGCTCCTGGCCAAGTTCGAGCTCTTTCCGGATGAAATCAAGGCCCGCAACAAGGTGGCCGACAGGTACGCCCAGCTTCTGGGCGAGGAGGTCATCACGCCCCGGGTACCAGAAGGGTATGTGTCGGTCTGGGCCCAGTATTCCGTTCTGGCCCGGGATGCATCGCACCGGGAAGCACTTCGTGCCCGGCTGAATGAACACGGAATACCAACGGCCGTGTACTATCCCATACCCCTGCATCTGCAAACTGCCTTCAGGGGACTTGGCTATGAGTCAGGGACCATGCCGGTAAGCGAACGTTCCGGCGAGAGGATTCTCAGCCTGCCCATGCACCCGTATCTGGACGGTGCCACCCAGGAACACATCGCCACTGTCATCCGGGAGATGTAG
- the infB gene encoding translation initiation factor IF-2 has protein sequence MTTKMRVRELSGELGISNKELIHLLRKLNINVKSHMSGLTDEETEMARKEFNKASHEPSIEDKRVRSGVIVRRKKKPVRQPKAEPADTAVQEEPPVQPTSSQSPTPSTAAPVSDADDEATPSIPTAETEQPEDAAPETATDAPRDVTEEVTGEVTEDADASVAKAPVQEPSGEASQPESGEDDEKKATEKKRGKRKKSKKKKAPQPAPQVKIISRPDPAKEQPAPQPASTSQDKKKKSFKKKHRRTVEADELYRKVRQAETSRPELVGSRKGRGKRGRRGRDQVQTKPMVTTQPIKAAKRKIRIDEAIRIADLAQQMGIKAQDLIKNLIGMGVMATINQSIDADTAAIIAADFGYDVEKIGFSEKEFLAPVHEDKEEDLRPRPPVVTIMGHVDHGKTSLLDVIRKSHITSGEAGGITQHIGAYHVTTPRGEIVFLDTPGHEAFTAMRARGAQVTDLVILVVAADDGVMDQTREAINHSKAAGVPIVVAVNKIDKEGADPDRVKRELAEHGLVPEEWGGDTIFANVSAKKKIGIDELLELVLLQAEVLELKANPNRRGVGHIVEARLDKGRGAVATVLIQAGTIHKGDAFTCGLHAGKIRAILNDQGKMLKEAGPAMPVEVQGFDGVPDAGDEFVVVADEKVARKISDSRKGKQREKELAKETKFTLDKFLAAKAGEKVKVLNLVVKSDVQGSQEAIIDALNKLSGDEVRIEIIHSGTGAITESDILLASASNAIIIGFNVRPTAKVKDVAEQEKVEIRFYNIIYKLVAEIKDAMSGMLAPTIKEVYIGQAEVRQTFNVPKVGTVAGCAVIDGKLVRNAMVRLLRDGVVIYTGKLNSLKRFKDDVREVQKGFECGTGLERFNDIKEGDIIEAFEEVEEKRTL, from the coding sequence ATGACAACTAAAATGCGGGTAAGAGAATTATCAGGCGAACTCGGCATTTCAAACAAGGAGTTGATCCATCTGCTCCGCAAGCTCAATATCAACGTCAAGAGTCACATGAGCGGTCTGACGGACGAAGAAACCGAAATGGCACGCAAGGAGTTCAACAAGGCATCCCACGAACCGTCCATTGAGGACAAGCGTGTCCGCTCCGGTGTCATTGTCCGGAGGAAAAAGAAACCGGTACGACAACCCAAGGCCGAGCCAGCAGACACCGCCGTTCAGGAAGAACCCCCTGTGCAGCCAACGTCCTCCCAGTCCCCCACTCCCTCGACAGCAGCCCCCGTATCTGATGCAGATGACGAGGCAACGCCATCCATCCCCACAGCCGAGACCGAACAGCCCGAAGATGCGGCTCCGGAAACGGCAACAGATGCGCCCAGGGACGTGACCGAGGAAGTAACCGGGGAAGTGACCGAGGATGCGGACGCCTCTGTTGCAAAGGCACCTGTCCAGGAACCTTCCGGGGAAGCGTCGCAGCCGGAGTCCGGTGAGGACGACGAGAAAAAGGCAACGGAAAAGAAACGGGGCAAACGCAAGAAGAGCAAGAAGAAAAAAGCGCCGCAGCCTGCTCCCCAGGTCAAGATCATTTCCCGACCGGATCCCGCAAAGGAGCAGCCCGCTCCCCAGCCTGCCAGCACGTCCCAGGACAAGAAAAAGAAGTCCTTCAAGAAAAAGCATCGCCGGACCGTTGAAGCGGATGAACTCTACCGCAAGGTTCGCCAGGCCGAAACTTCCAGGCCCGAACTGGTGGGAAGTCGCAAGGGTCGGGGCAAACGCGGACGCAGGGGCCGCGATCAGGTCCAGACCAAACCCATGGTCACCACCCAGCCCATCAAGGCGGCCAAACGCAAGATCCGCATTGACGAGGCCATCAGGATCGCGGATCTGGCCCAGCAGATGGGCATCAAGGCCCAGGACCTGATCAAGAATCTGATCGGCATGGGCGTCATGGCCACCATCAACCAGTCCATTGACGCGGACACGGCAGCAATCATTGCCGCCGACTTTGGCTATGATGTGGAAAAAATCGGCTTTTCCGAAAAGGAATTTCTCGCACCGGTTCACGAGGACAAGGAAGAGGATCTTCGACCTCGTCCCCCTGTTGTCACCATCATGGGGCATGTCGACCACGGCAAGACGTCACTGCTTGATGTCATCCGCAAGTCCCACATCACTTCGGGCGAAGCCGGTGGGATCACCCAGCACATTGGTGCCTATCACGTAACCACCCCCCGGGGCGAAATCGTCTTTCTGGACACGCCCGGCCATGAAGCATTCACGGCCATGCGGGCCCGGGGCGCCCAGGTGACCGACCTGGTCATCCTGGTCGTTGCTGCTGACGACGGTGTCATGGACCAGACCCGAGAGGCCATCAACCATTCCAAGGCAGCCGGCGTGCCCATTGTGGTGGCGGTGAACAAAATCGACAAGGAAGGAGCCGACCCCGACCGGGTCAAGCGCGAGCTGGCCGAACACGGTCTTGTGCCAGAGGAATGGGGTGGAGACACCATTTTTGCCAATGTGTCAGCCAAGAAAAAGATCGGGATCGACGAACTTCTGGAACTGGTGCTGCTCCAGGCAGAGGTTCTTGAACTCAAGGCCAACCCCAACAGACGGGGCGTAGGTCATATTGTTGAAGCGCGTCTGGACAAGGGGCGTGGCGCTGTGGCCACGGTGCTCATCCAGGCGGGAACCATCCACAAGGGTGACGCCTTTACCTGCGGCCTGCATGCTGGAAAGATCCGGGCCATCCTGAACGACCAGGGCAAGATGCTCAAGGAGGCCGGACCGGCCATGCCTGTCGAGGTTCAGGGATTTGACGGTGTTCCGGATGCTGGTGACGAATTTGTGGTTGTGGCCGATGAAAAGGTGGCCCGCAAGATTTCGGATTCCAGAAAGGGCAAGCAGCGCGAAAAGGAACTGGCCAAGGAAACGAAATTCACCCTGGACAAGTTTCTGGCTGCCAAGGCCGGGGAAAAGGTCAAGGTACTCAACCTGGTGGTCAAGTCCGATGTGCAGGGTTCCCAGGAAGCGATCATCGACGCCTTGAACAAGCTTTCGGGTGATGAAGTGCGCATTGAAATCATCCATAGCGGAACAGGCGCCATCACGGAATCGGATATTTTGCTGGCCTCGGCATCCAACGCTATCATCATCGGCTTCAATGTCCGCCCCACGGCCAAGGTCAAGGATGTTGCCGAGCAGGAAAAGGTCGAGATCAGGTTCTACAACATCATTTACAAGCTGGTCGCCGAGATCAAGGACGCCATGAGCGGCATGCTCGCGCCGACCATCAAGGAAGTGTACATCGGCCAGGCAGAAGTCAGACAGACTTTCAACGTTCCCAAGGTGGGCACGGTTGCCGGGTGTGCGGTCATTGACGGCAAACTGGTGCGCAACGCTATGGTCAGACTGTTGCGCGACGGCGTGGTCATCTACACCGGCAAACTCAATTCCCTGAAACGCTTCAAGGACGATGTACGCGAGGTCCAAAAGGGCTTTGAGTGCGGAACCGGCCTTGAAAGGTTCAACGACATCAAGGAAGGCGACATCATTGAAGCCTTTGAAGAGGTCGAAGAAAAACGGACCTTATGA
- a CDS encoding DUF503 domain-containing protein, with product MIIGILRLDFRLHNVHSLKEKRRIANSLKQKLKNKFNVAVSEVDNQDSHTWLALAAVTVSNETKRVQSQLSKAISMIEASTSEEFVDTHLEIFGA from the coding sequence ATGATCATCGGCATTTTGCGACTTGATTTCAGACTGCACAACGTCCATTCCCTCAAGGAAAAGCGACGCATCGCCAACAGTCTGAAACAGAAGCTGAAAAACAAGTTCAACGTGGCGGTTTCCGAGGTGGACAACCAGGATTCCCACACATGGCTCGCCCTTGCTGCGGTCACGGTCTCCAACGAGACCAAGCGGGTCCAGAGCCAATTGTCCAAGGCCATTTCCATGATCGAAGCAAGCACGTCGGAAGAGTTTGTGGATACCCATCTTGAAATCTTTGGAGCCTGA
- a CDS encoding flagellar hook protein FlgE has protein sequence MTAFGSLYTAATGLQAFGQGMSVIGNNIANVNTTGFKSTSIHFADVFNDTVVTGGGVGQVGKGVQLADLITDFDSGPLELTTESLDLALGGNGFFVVSPPDSDKLFYTRSGAFRFDKQGYLKDSGGAAVQGYEVQTRRDPTAVTTEGASGAGLTESIDFGNMVDVRLGTNAEDDRFVSSPERTTRIEVMVNLDSQATDLANTPAAASSPAFSLFNAWDASQDEPLDSAKYTYMSPLTVYDQAGNAHRVSAYFDPVYTPSQGDDVNGTMVWEYLLAMDPSEDGRAIAQGSSKSGVLMMGTMTFDASGELVNQSAFTPDTTGNMSDLASWTGAFMSDDGYFLCDPVFVAADGQELEGSIEVNFGLADTSPHAPDPLLTAADIPALDAETALQMLGMVQDPSRLANASTSYNRGSATLYQNQNGYPEGALQALSVDRDGVLTGHYSNGQERSLFVLAVADCPNRFALHREGGNRFAETPDCGGMQFGLAGTGNARFDLGPDALDGLGTIASSTLEQSNVDMATAFVDMILTQKGFQANSKVVSTSDEILKMLNEMKR, from the coding sequence ATGACAGCGTTTGGCAGTTTGTACACCGCAGCCACAGGACTCCAGGCCTTTGGCCAGGGCATGTCTGTTATCGGCAACAATATTGCCAATGTGAATACCACCGGGTTCAAAAGTACAAGTATCCATTTTGCCGATGTTTTCAACGATACTGTTGTGACCGGGGGTGGGGTCGGACAGGTGGGAAAGGGGGTTCAGCTTGCCGATTTGATCACTGATTTTGACAGTGGCCCCCTTGAGCTGACAACGGAATCCTTGGACCTTGCCCTGGGTGGAAACGGTTTTTTTGTGGTCTCTCCGCCGGATAGCGACAAGCTTTTCTATACCCGAAGCGGGGCCTTCAGGTTTGATAAACAGGGATATCTTAAAGATTCCGGCGGAGCAGCCGTACAGGGGTATGAAGTACAGACCAGAAGAGATCCGACAGCCGTTACCACGGAAGGTGCTTCCGGTGCCGGACTGACGGAAAGCATTGATTTCGGGAATATGGTCGACGTGCGATTGGGGACGAATGCAGAGGACGATCGGTTTGTGTCTTCGCCGGAACGAACGACTCGTATTGAGGTCATGGTCAATCTCGATTCCCAGGCTACCGATTTGGCCAACACGCCTGCCGCAGCCTCGAGCCCGGCCTTTTCTCTGTTCAATGCGTGGGATGCAAGCCAGGACGAGCCCCTTGACTCGGCAAAATATACCTATATGTCTCCGTTGACTGTTTATGATCAGGCAGGCAATGCTCATCGCGTCAGTGCCTATTTTGATCCGGTTTACACCCCGTCCCAGGGTGACGATGTGAACGGAACCATGGTGTGGGAATACCTACTGGCCATGGACCCCTCGGAAGATGGTCGGGCCATTGCCCAGGGAAGCTCGAAATCCGGCGTGCTCATGATGGGCACCATGACCTTTGACGCTTCAGGGGAGTTGGTCAATCAATCCGCATTCACACCAGACACGACCGGCAACATGAGCGATCTTGCCAGCTGGACAGGCGCTTTCATGTCAGATGATGGCTATTTTTTGTGTGATCCCGTGTTTGTCGCTGCAGACGGGCAGGAACTTGAAGGGAGTATTGAGGTCAATTTCGGTCTTGCCGATACGTCTCCCCATGCTCCCGATCCCCTTTTGACGGCTGCCGATATCCCTGCCCTGGATGCCGAAACAGCCCTGCAGATGCTTGGCATGGTCCAGGATCCTTCGCGATTGGCCAACGCTTCCACCAGTTACAACAGGGGTTCGGCTACCTTATATCAGAATCAGAATGGCTATCCCGAAGGTGCGTTACAGGCGCTTTCCGTTGACCGTGACGGGGTGCTCACTGGACATTACTCCAACGGGCAGGAAAGAAGTCTTTTTGTCTTGGCAGTGGCTGATTGTCCCAATCGATTTGCCCTGCACCGGGAGGGGGGAAACCGGTTTGCGGAAACACCTGATTGCGGAGGGATGCAATTCGGGTTGGCAGGTACAGGCAATGCCCGGTTCGATTTGGGCCCGGATGCTCTTGACGGCTTGGGAACTATTGCCTCCAGTACCCTGGAACAATCAAATGTGGATATGGCCACAGCCTTTGTGGACATGATCCTGACCCAAAAGGGATTTCAGGCCAACAGCAAGGTGGTGAGCACCAGCGATGAAATTTTGAAGATGCTCAATGAGATGAAGCGTTGA